The following proteins are co-located in the Vigna angularis cultivar LongXiaoDou No.4 chromosome 2, ASM1680809v1, whole genome shotgun sequence genome:
- the LOC108329488 gene encoding protein FAR1-RELATED SEQUENCE 2 isoform X1: MRRCDTIVDEDMSCRARDHEHEKEISSMRVECPMIKTRQTFMDFLVVDSDKANETERCCLEESTSIFKGVEIQEPYVGMEFDSEVAARKFYVDYARRVGFVVRIMQRRRSGIDGRTLARRLGCNKQGFSPNTKGAFGPEKKPRPSAREGCKATILVKLEKSGKWVVTRFIKDHNHPLIATANGFGTVGDKDKKISELTMEVEHQDQLCLAYREKLLSFIKNVEEETRELSTKVQLVVENVRRAESELKKCSQNVKPWCLT; this comes from the exons ATGAGAAGATGTGATACGATTGTTGATGAAGATATGAGTTGCAGAGCAAGAGATCATGAACATGAGAAGGAGATCTCGAGCATGAGAGTCGAATGTCCAATGATAAAAACGAG GCAGACTTTTATGGATTTTCTGGTGGTGGATTCGGACAAGGCAAATGAAACTGAGCGTTGCTGTCTAGAAGAGAGTACAAGTATATTTAAAGGAGTTGAAATCCAAGAGCCTTATGTGGGCATGGAATTTGATTCCGAAGTAGCTGCTAGAAAATTTTATGTTGATTATGCCAGACGGGTTGGATTTGTTGTACGCATAATGCAAAGGCGACGTTCTGGAATTGATGGGAGGACTCTTGCTCGCCGGCTTGGATGTAACAAACAAGGATTCTCACCAAATACCAAGGGGGCATTCGGACCAGAGAAAAAGCCAAGACCTAGTGCCCGTGAAGGTTGCAAGGCCACTATCTTGGTAAAGTTAGAAAAATCTGGAAAATGGGTTGTCACCAGATTTATAAAGGACCACAACCATCCTCTAATTGCTACTGCTAATGGATTCGGCACAGTG GGTGATAAAGATAAGAAAATTTCAGAACTTACAATGGAGGTGGAACACCAAGATCAACTTTGTCTTGCATATCGAGAAAAACTGCTCAGCTTCATAAAAAATGTTGAGGAGGAGACACGTGAACTATCCACAAAAGTTCAACTCGTTGTTGAAAATGTAAGGAGAGCTGAATCAGAATTGAAAAAATGTTCACAGAACGTAAAGCCTTGGTGCTTAACCTGA
- the LOC108329634 gene encoding ABC transporter B family member 15: MVKNQKSVVAMVSQERKKKMKNDSYGFGSIFMHADGKDLFLMILGTLGAVGEGFATPLVLFISSRMMNNIGSSSNMQGNTFIHNIDKNAVAWLYLAVCSFAVCFLEGYCWTRTSERQAARMRFRYLKAVLRQDIAYFDMHVTSTSEIITSVSNDSLVIQDVLSEKVPNFLMNISLFVGSYIAAFAMLWRLAIVGFPFVVLLVIPGLIYGKTLLGLSSKIRDEYNEAGTVVEQAISSIRTVYSFVGESQTLNTFSNALQGTVKLGLKQGWAKGLAIGSNGVVFAIWSFMSYYGSRLVIYHGVKGGTVFAVGAAIAVGGLGLGAALANVKFFSEAGAAAERIKQVIKRVPRIDSESEEGEILERVNGEVEFDRVEFVYPSRLESPVLNGLSVRIPAGKRVALVGESGSGKSTVIALLQRFYDPMGGEVRLDGVGIQKLQVKWLRSQMGLVSQEPALFATTIKENILFGREDATEDQVIEAAKAAHAHDFISLLPHGYQTQVGERGIQMSGGQKQRIAIARAIIKKPRILLLDEATSALDTESEHLVQQALDNAAAGCTAIIIAHRLSTIQNADLIVVVAGGKVIEMGSHDELLENDTSAYASSFRLQQQTEKEKVAESEENVAPRSVTSTSSTTDMENALPVGPVGGSGTDVAEGKKVPAPSFHRLVSLSLPEWKHVLVGCLNAMVFGAVQPVYAFTMGSTILLYFHADHEEIARKTRIYSFAFLGLFVVSFIANVGQHYCFAYMGEYLTKRVRETVLSKILTFEIGWFDLDENSSGAICSRLAKDANVVRSLVGDRMALLVQTFSAVITAYTMGLIISWKLSIVMIAVQPIIIGCFYTRRVLLKSMSNMSLKAQQQSSKLASEAVSNLRTVTAFSSQDRILKMLEAAQEGPSRENIRQSWFAGMGLGFSQGLASCVWALDFWYGGKLISNGHITTKAFFESFMVLVSTGRIIADAGSMTTDLARGADVVASTFGIIDRSTKIEPDDQNGYKAEKLVGEIEFHEVHFSYPTRPDVAIFQGFSMKMEAGKSTALVGQSGSGKSTIIGLIERFYDPLRGMVTIDGMDIRWYNLKSLRKHIALVSQEPTLFGGTIRENIIYGRGGRVDESEMIEAARAANAHDFIAGLKEGYETWCGEKGVQLSGGQKQRIAIARAILKNPKVLLLDEATSALDGQSEKVVQDTLMRVMIGRTSVVVAHRLSTIHHCDTIAVMEKGRVVETGTHSSLLAKGPCGAYYSLVSLQTRHAATLNNTCTKATHSVT; the protein is encoded by the exons ATGGTTAAGAATCAGAAAAGTGTAGTAGCTATGGTTAGCCaggagagaaagaagaagatgaaaaacgACTCCTATGGGTTTGGGTCCATTTTCATGCATGCCGATGGTAAAGAtttgtttttaatgattttaggTACACTTGGGGCTGTTGGGGAAGGCTTTGCCACCCCTCTAGTGTTGTTTATCAGTAGTCGCATGATGAATAACATTGGGAGTTCATCCAACATGCAAGGGAACACCTTCATCCATAACATCGACAAG AATGCAGTGGCGTGGTTATATTTAGCTGTTTGCTCTTTTGCCGTTTGCTTCCTCG agGGTTACTGTTGGACGAGAACAAGCGAAAGACAGGCAGCGAGAATGAGATTCAGGTATCTGAAAGCAGTGCTTCGACAAGATATCGCGTACTTCGATATGCATGTCACAAGCACGTCAGAGATCATTACCAGCGTCTCCAACGACAGCCTCGTAATTCAAGATGTTCTCAGTGAAAAA GTTCCGAACTTCTTGATGAACATTTCGTTGTTCGTTGGGAGCTACATAGCGGCGTTTGCAATGTTGTGGAGGCTGGCCATTGTGGGATTTCCTTTCGTGGTTCTTCTGGTGATCCCGGGTTTAATTTACGGCAAGACCTTGTTGGGGTTGTCTAGTAAAATCAGAGATGAGTATAATGAAGCAGGAACAGTTGTGGAACAAGCAATTTCATCAATCAGAACAGTTTATTCCTTCGTTGGGGAAAGCCAGACCTTGAACACTTTCTCAAACGCGCTTCAAGGGACGGTGAAGTTGGGCCTGAAGCAAGGCTGGGCAAAAGGCTTAGCCATTGGTAGCAACGGCGTCGTTTTCGCCATTTGGTCTTTCATGTCCTATTACGGCAGCAGACTCGTTATTTATCATGGCGTCAAAGGAGGGACAGTTTTCGCCGTTGGAGCAGCAATCGCTGTTGGTGGATT GGGACTGGGAGCGGCTTTAGCGAATGTGAAGTTCTTTTCGGAGGCGGGTGCGGCGGCGGAGCGTATAAAGCAGGTGATAAAGAGGGTTCCGAGGATTGATTCTGAGAGCGAGGAAGGGGAGATTCTGGAGAGAGTTAACGGGGAAGTTGAATTTGACAGGGTGGAATTTGTGTACCCGTCGAGACTAGAGAGTCCAGTATTGAACGGGTTGAGTGTGAGAATTCCGGCAGGGAAGAGAGTGGCGTTGGTTGGGGAGAGTGGGTCGGGGAAGTCGACGGTGATAGCGCTTTTGCAGAGGTTCTATGACCCAATGGGAGGAGAGGTGCGTTTGGATGGGGTAGGGATTCAGAAGTTGCAGGTGAAGTGGTTGCGTTCGCAGATGGGGTTGGTGAGCCAGGAGCCTGCTCTGTTCGCCACAACCATTAAAGAGAACATACTTTTCGGCAGAGAGGATGCCACGGAGGACCAAGTTATTGAGGCTGCAAAAGCTGCGCATGCTCATGATTTCATCTCGCTTCTGCCTCACGGTTACCAAACACAG GTGGGAGAGAGGGGAATTCAGATGTCAGGGGGACAGAAACAGAGGATAGCGATTGCGAGGGCAATAATCAAGAAACCGCGAATTCTACTTCTGGACGAAGCAACAAGCGCGCTAGACACAGAATCCGAGCATCTCGTCCAACAGGCACTGGACAACGCCGCCGCGGGTTGCACCGCTATCATCATCGCCCACCGTTTATCCACTATCCAGAACGCAGACCTCATCGTCGTCGTCGCGGGCGGAAAGGTAATAGAGATGGGCTCGCACGACGAGCTCCTCGAAAACGACACCAGCGCCTACGCCTCCTCTTTCCGCCTCCAGCAACAAACGGAGAAAGAGAAAGTAGCCGAAAGCGAGGAAAACGTTGCTCCAAGGAGTGTCACGAGCACGTCATCCACGACAGACATGGAAAACGCGCTCCCGGTGGGGCCAGTTGGTGGGAGTGGTACGGACGTGGCGGAAGGGAAGAAGGTACCAGCGCCGTCGTTTCACAGATTGGTATCCCTGAGTCTCCCCGAGTGGAAACACGTGCTTGTGGGGTGCTTAAACGCGATGGTGTTCGGTGCCGTTCAGCCAGTTTACGCATTCACTATGGGGTCCACGATACTGTTGTATTTTCACGCGGATCATGAGGAGATAGCGAGGAAGACTAGGATCTACTCGTTCGCCTTTCTGGGCCTGTTTGTGGTGTCTTTCATTGCAAATGTTGGGCAGCATTATTGTTTCGCTTACATGGGGGAATACTTGACCAAAAGGGTCAGAGAGACCGTGCTTTCGAAAATCCTCACTTTCGAAATTGGATGGTTTGATTTGGACGAAAACTCCAGTGGCGCCATCTGTTCCAGGCTTGCCAAAGACGCCAATGTG GTAAGGTCTCTAGTGGGAGATAGAATGGCATTGCTGGTACAGACATTTTCAGCGGTGATAACAGCTTACACAATGGGTCTGATAATTTCCTGGAAGCTTTCCATTGTTATGATAGCGGTACAACCTATCATCATAGGTTGCTTTTACACAAGGCGTGTCCTTCTCAAGAGCATGTCCAACATGTCCCTGAAGGCCCAGCAACAAAGCAGCAAACTGGCATCAGAAGCCGTTTCCAATCTCCGAACCGTCACAGCCTTTTCTTCGCAGGACCGGATTCTCAAAATGCTTGAAGCGGCCCAAGAGGGTCCAAGCAGAGAGAACATTCGGCAGTCGTGGTTTGCTGGCATGGGACTTGGATTCTCCCAAGGCCTTGCATCTTGCGTTTGGGCCCTAGATTTTTGGTACGGTGGCAAGCTCATCTCGAACGGGCACATAACAACAAAAGCGTTCTTTGAGAGCTTCATGGTTTTGGTGAGCACTGGGAGGATAATTGCGGATGCGGGAAGCATGACAACGGATCTTGCTAGAGGTGCTGATGTTGTGGCCTCTACTTTTGGCATCATAGATAGGAGTACGAAAATAGAGCCTGATGACCAAAACGGGTACAAGGCAGAAAAGTTGGTTGGTGAAATAGAGTTTCATGAGGTTCATTTTTCGTACCCTACAAGGCCTGATGTGGCTATCTTCCAGGGGTTCTCGATGAAAATGGAGGCAGGGAAATCAACCGCGTTGGTGGGGCAAAGTGGATCTGGAAAATCAACGATCATAGGGCTAATAGAGAGATTTTACGATCCACTTAGAGGGATGGTGACAATAGATGGAATGGACATAAGATGGTATAACCTAAAGTCACTAAGGAAGCACATAGCACTTGTGAGCCAGGAGCCAACGTTGTTTGGTGGGACCATAAGAGAGAACATTATATATGGAAGAGGTGGGAGGGTTGATGAGAGTGAGATGATAGAGGCAGCACGAGCAGCAAACGCTCATGATTTCATAGCGGGTCTGAAGGAGGGGTACGAGACATGGTGTGGGGAAAAAGGGGTACAACTTTCAGGGGGTCAAAAGCAAAGGATAGCAATAGCGAGGGCCATATTGAAAAACCCTAAGGTGTTGCTGTTGGACGAGGCCACAAGTGCATTGGATGGTCAATCAGAGAAGGTGGTGCAAGATACGTTGATGAGGGTAATGATAGGGAGGACCAGCGTGGTGGTGGCACACAGGTTGAGCACCATTCACCATTGTGATACTATTGCTGTGATGGAAAAGGGGAGGGTGGTGGAGACTGGAACCCACTCCTCCTTGTTGGCCAAAGGACCATGTGGAGCTTATTACTCTTTGGTGAGCCTTCAGACTAGACATGCAGCCACACTCAACAACACTTGTACTAAAGCTACCCACTCTGTCACTTGA
- the LOC108329488 gene encoding protein FAR1-RELATED SEQUENCE 2 isoform X2 translates to MDFLVVDSDKANETERCCLEESTSIFKGVEIQEPYVGMEFDSEVAARKFYVDYARRVGFVVRIMQRRRSGIDGRTLARRLGCNKQGFSPNTKGAFGPEKKPRPSAREGCKATILVKLEKSGKWVVTRFIKDHNHPLIATANGFGTVGDKDKKISELTMEVEHQDQLCLAYREKLLSFIKNVEEETRELSTKVQLVVENVRRAESELKKCSQNVKPWCLT, encoded by the exons ATGGATTTTCTGGTGGTGGATTCGGACAAGGCAAATGAAACTGAGCGTTGCTGTCTAGAAGAGAGTACAAGTATATTTAAAGGAGTTGAAATCCAAGAGCCTTATGTGGGCATGGAATTTGATTCCGAAGTAGCTGCTAGAAAATTTTATGTTGATTATGCCAGACGGGTTGGATTTGTTGTACGCATAATGCAAAGGCGACGTTCTGGAATTGATGGGAGGACTCTTGCTCGCCGGCTTGGATGTAACAAACAAGGATTCTCACCAAATACCAAGGGGGCATTCGGACCAGAGAAAAAGCCAAGACCTAGTGCCCGTGAAGGTTGCAAGGCCACTATCTTGGTAAAGTTAGAAAAATCTGGAAAATGGGTTGTCACCAGATTTATAAAGGACCACAACCATCCTCTAATTGCTACTGCTAATGGATTCGGCACAGTG GGTGATAAAGATAAGAAAATTTCAGAACTTACAATGGAGGTGGAACACCAAGATCAACTTTGTCTTGCATATCGAGAAAAACTGCTCAGCTTCATAAAAAATGTTGAGGAGGAGACACGTGAACTATCCACAAAAGTTCAACTCGTTGTTGAAAATGTAAGGAGAGCTGAATCAGAATTGAAAAAATGTTCACAGAACGTAAAGCCTTGGTGCTTAACCTGA